From the genome of Chionomys nivalis chromosome 19, mChiNiv1.1, whole genome shotgun sequence, one region includes:
- the Pou5f1 gene encoding POU domain, class 5, transcription factor 1: protein MAGHLASDFAFSPPPGGGDGSGGLEPGWVDPRTWISFQGPPGGPGIGPGVGPGSEVLGISPCPPPYEFCGGMAYCGPQVGLGLVPQVGLETSQPEDRAGAESNSEGASPEPGPVRPGAVKLEKVEPSPEESQDMKDLQKELEQFAKVLKQKRITLGYTQADVGLTLGVLFGKVFSQTTICRFEALQLSFKNMCKLRPLLEKWVEEADNNENLQEICKAETLVQARKRKRTSIENGVRGNLESMFLQCPKPTLQQISIIAKQLGLEKDVVRVWFCNRRQKGKRSSADYSQREEYEAAGSPFPGGPVSFPLPPGPHFGAPSYASPHFTTLYSPVPFPEGEAFPTVPVAALGSPMHSN, encoded by the exons ATGGCTGGACACCTGGCTTCAGACTTCGCCTTTTCACCCCCACCTGGTGGGGGTGATGGGTCGGGAGGGCTGGAGCCAGGCTGGGTGGACCCTCGGACTTGGATAAGCTTCCAAGGGCCTCCAGGTGGGCCTGGAATCGGGCCAGGGGTTGGGCCAGGCTCAGAGGTGTTGGGGATCTCCCCTTGTCCCCCGCCATATGAGTTCTGTGGAGGGATGGCATACTGTGGACCTCAGGTTGGACTGGGCCTAGTGCCCCAAGTTGGCCTGGAGACTTCGCAGCCTGAGGATCGAGCAGGAGCGGAGAGCAACTCGGAGGGGGCCTCTCCTGAGCCCGGCCCTGTCCGCCCTGGTGCCGTGAAGTTGGAGAAGGTGGAACCAAGTCCGGAGGAG TCCCAGGACATGAAAGATCTGCAGAAGGAGCTAGAACAGTTTGCCAAGGTGCTGAAGCAGAAGAGGATCACCTTGGGGTACACCCAGGCCGACGTGGGGCTCACCCTGGGTGTTCTCTTTG GAAAGGTGTTCAGCCAGACCACCATCTGCCGCTTTGAAGCACTGCAGCTCAGCTTCAAGAACATGTGCAAGCTGCGCCCCCTGCTGGAGAAGTGGGTGGAGGAAGCCGACAACAACGAGAACCTTCAGGAG ATATGCAAAGCGGAGACCCTGGTGCAGGCTCGAAAGAGAAAGCGGACGAGCATTGAGAACGGCGTGAGGGGGAACCTGGAGAGCATGTTTCTGCAGTGCCCGAAGCCCACCCTACAGCAGATAAGCATTATCGCCAAGCAGCTCGGCCTGGAGAAGGAT GTGGTCCGAGTGTGGTTCTGTAACCGTCGCCAGAAGGGCAAACGATCAAGCGCTGATTATTCCCAACGAGAAGAGTATGAGGCTGCCGGGTCCCCTTTCCCAGGGGGGCCTGTATCTTTTCCTCTACCCCCAGGGCCCCATTTTGGTGCCCCAAGCTATGCGAGCCCCCACTTTACCACACTCTACTCTCCAGTCCCGTTCCCTGAGGGCGAGGCCTTTCCTACTGTTCCCGTCGCTGCTCTGGGCTCTCCCATGCATTCAAACTGA
- the Tcf19 gene encoding transcription factor 19 isoform X1, translating into MLPCFQLLRIGGGRGGDLYTFHPPSRSGCTYRLGCRADLCDVALRPQQEPGLISGVHAELHAELQGDDWRVSLEDHSSQGTLVNNVRLPRGHRLELNDGDLLTFGPEGQAGTSSSEFYFMFQQVRVKPQDFAAITVPRSRGEAGTGFQPMVPPQGAPQRPLSTLSSAPKATLILNSIGSLSKLQSQPLTFSRGGGRPQSLAAATRPGEAGASSAPPTRNRRKSVHRVLAELDDESEASLCPLSVLMEPRKKLRMEKAALVSNGRE; encoded by the exons ATGCTGCCCTGCTTCCAGCTGCTGCGCATAGGGGGCGGCAGGGGCGGTGATCTCTACACCTTCCACCCCCCATCCAGGTCGGGCTGCACCTACCGGCTGGGCTGCAGGGCTGACCTGTGTGATGTGGCCCTGCGGCCCCAGCAGGAGCCGGGCCTCATCTCTGGGGTCCATGCGGAGCTGCATGCTGAGCTCCAAGGCGACGACTGGAGGGTCAGCCTGGAGGACCACAGCAGCCAAG GGACTTTGGTCAATAATGTCCGACTCCCAAGAGGCCACAGGCTGGAGCTGAACGATGGTGACCTTCTGACCTTTGGCCCTGAAGGGCAAGCAGGAACCAGCTCCTCGGAATTCTACTTCATGTTCCAACAAGTCCGGGTCAAACCTCAGGACTTCGCTGCCATCACTGTCCCTCGGTCCAGGGGAGAAGCTGGGACCGGTTTCCAGCCCATGGTGCCCCCTCAGGGGGCGCCCCAGCGGCCACtcagcaccctctcctctgcccccAAGGCCACACTGATCCTCAACTCCATCGGCAGCCTCAGCAAGCTGCAGTCCCAGCCACTCACCTTCTCCAGGGGTGGAGGCCGACCACAAAGCCTGGCTGCTGCCACCCGGCCTGGGGAGGCGGGAGCTTCGTCTGCTCCGCCCACAAGGAACCGGAGGAAATCAGTTCACAGAGTGTTGGCAGAACTAGATGATGAGAGTGAGGCTTCCCTGTGCCCCCTGTCCGTCCTGATGGAGCCCAGGAAGAAGCTCCGCATGGAGAAAGCCGCTCTGGTGTCCAATGG GAGGGAATGA
- the Tcf19 gene encoding transcription factor 19 isoform X2, with translation MLPCFQLLRIGGGRGGDLYTFHPPSRSGCTYRLGCRADLCDVALRPQQEPGLISGVHAELHAELQGDDWRVSLEDHSSQGTLVNNVRLPRGHRLELNDGDLLTFGPEGQAGTSSSEFYFMFQQVRVKPQDFAAITVPRSRGEAGTGFQPMVPPQGAPQRPLSTLSSAPKATLILNSIGSLSKLQSQPLTFSRGGGRPQSLAAATRPGEAGASSAPPTRNRRKSVHRVLAELDDESEASLCPLSVLMEPRKKLRMEKAALVSNG, from the exons ATGCTGCCCTGCTTCCAGCTGCTGCGCATAGGGGGCGGCAGGGGCGGTGATCTCTACACCTTCCACCCCCCATCCAGGTCGGGCTGCACCTACCGGCTGGGCTGCAGGGCTGACCTGTGTGATGTGGCCCTGCGGCCCCAGCAGGAGCCGGGCCTCATCTCTGGGGTCCATGCGGAGCTGCATGCTGAGCTCCAAGGCGACGACTGGAGGGTCAGCCTGGAGGACCACAGCAGCCAAG GGACTTTGGTCAATAATGTCCGACTCCCAAGAGGCCACAGGCTGGAGCTGAACGATGGTGACCTTCTGACCTTTGGCCCTGAAGGGCAAGCAGGAACCAGCTCCTCGGAATTCTACTTCATGTTCCAACAAGTCCGGGTCAAACCTCAGGACTTCGCTGCCATCACTGTCCCTCGGTCCAGGGGAGAAGCTGGGACCGGTTTCCAGCCCATGGTGCCCCCTCAGGGGGCGCCCCAGCGGCCACtcagcaccctctcctctgcccccAAGGCCACACTGATCCTCAACTCCATCGGCAGCCTCAGCAAGCTGCAGTCCCAGCCACTCACCTTCTCCAGGGGTGGAGGCCGACCACAAAGCCTGGCTGCTGCCACCCGGCCTGGGGAGGCGGGAGCTTCGTCTGCTCCGCCCACAAGGAACCGGAGGAAATCAGTTCACAGAGTGTTGGCAGAACTAGATGATGAGAGTGAGGCTTCCCTGTGCCCCCTGTCCGTCCTGATGGAGCCCAGGAAGAAGCTCCGCATGGAGAAAGCCGCTCTGGTGTCCAATGGGTAA